One part of the Treponema peruense genome encodes these proteins:
- a CDS encoding ammonium transporter, translating to MEEASSLVFGVWFLIGAALVFWMQAGFAMVETGFTRAKNTGNILMKNLMDFCIGTVMFILIGFGLLLGEDLVGFIGKPGFDIFTAYENFNFSSFVFNLVFCATTATIVSGAMAERTKFLSYCIYSAVISALIYPIEAHWIWGGGWLSQIGFHDFAGSCAIHMVGGISALIGAKLLGPRIGKFDYDEKGKVTKVHAFPGHNLPIGALGVFILWLGWYGFNGAAATSVEQLGSIFLTTTVSPAVATVVCMIFTWIKYGKPDVTMCLNASLAGLVAITAPCDVTDCFGAIIIGTVAGLLVVFGVWFLDYVLHIDDPVGAVAVHCFNGIWGTIAVGLFATPTAPGYAIANAQGVQLKGLFYGGGFELLGIQLLGFASVAAWTVVTITITFLVIKAIVGLRVTAKEEIIGLDKLEHGIDSGYAGFGLGYSAEEVAEAHEAGFDLAGSKDTVPVLVAPDTVPSKTNISAHKVVIVTRQSKFDQLKVAMNSIGVTGMTVVNVMGCGMQKGASEYYRGVPIEMTLLPKVKIEIVVAKVPVEKVVETAKKALYTGHIGDGKIFVYPVENVVKVRTGESGYDALQNEDEA from the coding sequence ATGGAAGAAGCTAGTAGTCTGGTTTTTGGCGTCTGGTTTTTGATAGGCGCAGCGTTGGTCTTCTGGATGCAGGCCGGTTTTGCAATGGTAGAAACGGGATTTACCCGTGCCAAGAACACCGGTAACATTCTTATGAAGAACCTGATGGACTTCTGTATTGGTACAGTAATGTTCATTCTTATTGGTTTTGGTCTGCTTCTCGGAGAAGATCTGGTTGGATTTATCGGAAAACCCGGTTTCGATATTTTTACTGCATATGAGAATTTCAACTTCTCTAGCTTTGTATTCAACCTTGTGTTCTGTGCAACTACAGCAACAATTGTTTCCGGAGCTATGGCAGAACGCACAAAGTTCCTTTCATACTGTATTTATTCAGCAGTTATTTCTGCTTTGATTTATCCGATTGAAGCACACTGGATCTGGGGTGGCGGATGGCTTTCACAGATTGGATTCCACGACTTTGCAGGTTCGTGCGCAATTCACATGGTCGGTGGTATTTCTGCTCTTATTGGTGCCAAGCTTCTTGGACCGCGTATCGGAAAATTTGACTATGACGAAAAGGGCAAAGTAACAAAAGTTCATGCCTTCCCTGGACACAACCTTCCTATCGGAGCACTCGGTGTATTTATCCTTTGGTTGGGTTGGTACGGATTCAACGGTGCTGCTGCAACTTCTGTAGAACAGCTCGGTTCAATCTTCCTTACAACAACTGTATCTCCTGCTGTAGCAACTGTTGTATGTATGATTTTTACATGGATCAAGTACGGTAAGCCTGATGTAACAATGTGTCTTAACGCTTCACTTGCAGGTCTTGTAGCAATTACAGCCCCCTGTGATGTAACAGATTGTTTTGGTGCAATTATAATTGGTACTGTTGCCGGTCTTCTTGTAGTATTCGGTGTATGGTTCCTTGACTACGTACTTCACATTGATGACCCGGTTGGTGCAGTTGCAGTTCACTGTTTTAACGGTATCTGGGGAACAATTGCAGTAGGTCTTTTTGCCACACCGACAGCTCCCGGATATGCAATTGCAAATGCTCAGGGTGTACAGCTTAAGGGACTTTTCTACGGCGGCGGATTTGAACTTCTTGGAATCCAGCTTCTTGGATTTGCAAGTGTTGCCGCATGGACAGTAGTTACAATTACAATTACATTCCTTGTAATCAAGGCCATTGTTGGACTTCGTGTTACAGCCAAGGAAGAAATCATCGGTCTTGACAAGCTTGAGCACGGTATCGATTCAGGATATGCAGGATTTGGTCTTGGATATTCAGCAGAAGAAGTTGCAGAAGCACACGAAGCAGGATTTGACCTTGCCGGCAGTAAAGATACAGTTCCTGTTCTTGTTGCACCCGATACTGTTCCTTCAAAGACAAATATTTCTGCACACAAGGTTGTTATTGTTACAAGACAGAGCAAGTTCGACCAGCTTAAGGTTGCAATGAACTCTATCGGTGTAACAGGTATGACTGTTGTAAACGTAATGGGATGCGGAATGCAGAAGGGTGCCAGCGAGTACTACCGCGGAGTTCCTATTGAAATGACACTTCTTCCGAAGGTAAAAATTGAAATCGTTGTTGCCAAGGTTCCTGTAGAAAAAGTTGTAGAGACTGCAAAGAAAGCTCTCTACACAGGACACATCGGTGACGGAAAGATCTTCGTTTACCCGGTAGAAAATGTAGTTAAGGTTCGCACAGGCGAGTCGGGATACGATGCTCTTCAGAATGAGGATGAAGCATAA